GTCTCAAATCGCCGACCCTTCTAAAATTGACCTGCGACTCTGAGCTCAAAATTCAAGACTTCAAATTCCTACAGGAAATTCTTCCCCTTCTTGGTGCACGACTTGCGCCCCTTGAACCGCATGGAAATCTGCTCCCGGCCAAGCTAGAGGCCAGCGGCATTCTGCCTTCCCGGGTCGAACTGCCTGTCAATACACCGGTGGAATTTGCCACCGCACTCATCGCCTGCGGCCCGCTCTACGAAAAAGACTTGTCAATCCTGCTCCCTCCATCACTTGCCAACCATAGAGACATCATCCGAATCGTCGACGTAGTCGCCCGGTTCAGACCGGAAACGACCATCGACGGCGATACGATCTACCTTCGAGCCGCAGGGTTCTCCATGCCTTCCAGTCCAGTGATCCCGGACATGGATCCGGCTCTGGCGGGGCTCATGCTTGCCTTGCCCTATGTGGCAGGAGGGAATATCCGTCTTCAAGGTCATTGGCCTTCAGACCACCCTCTTGACGGGCCAACCCGGGAACTGCTCTTAGATTTCGGCCTCGCCCCAATCTTTCTCCCCGATGCGGTCTATTCTTCATGCGAGACCCGTCTCTATCCATCTCGACTCGACATAACAAATTTGACCGAAGAACTTCTTCCTCTGGCCACGGCTCTAGCTTTCGCTTCTGGAAAGAACACGACCATCGTCTGCAACACATCCCGAGACGACATCGGCCATTCGCGGGATTTTCTCCATCATGTCGGAGCCGAGTACCAAATTTCGACCCAGGGAATCCATGTCTCAGGGATTCGGCCGGGCAAGGCTGAGGTTTGGGCCAGCCCGTCTCCCGCATGGACCCTTGCCCTAAGCCTTGTGTCCTTCCAACAGCCTGGAGTCTGCCTTTCGAACCCGGGCATCATCTCCGAAGTCTGGCCATCGTTCTGGAACATTTTCACCAGCCTTCCCGAAGGACCTCCCCCTCATGCTCCGACCCAAATCCGCGAGGAAGCCAATGAACCCGAACCTGTTGCCGGAAGCGGAAAGCGACGAATCCGCATCTAGCCTCATCGAACGCCTGACGAACGAAATTCTGTTTTTCCAAAAGGATCTCGCATCCAAGAAACTCGAGATCTCGGATCTTCAAGCTCGTGAGGACGTCGCCAAAGGCATTTTTTTTCCTCAAGAGATTCATGCCCTCAAACAGGAATGTCTCCGGCTGGCGACTGAAGTGGAACTCCGCCAAAAACGCATACGACGCATCCAAATAGAAAACTGAAGCAGGTAATTACATGGCTAAAAACATCGTCCAAAAAATCATCTCCACGCACCTCATGTCCGGTACAATGCTTCCGGACCAAGACATCGCGCTCAAGATCGACCAGACCCTGACCCAGGACGCCACGGGAACCATGGCTTACCTCCAGTTCGAAGCCATGGGTGTAGACCGGGTCCGAACCGATTTGTCCGTAAGCTACGTCGATCACAACACCCTGCAGATGGGCTTCAGGAACTCGGATGATCACCGATTCCTGAAATCGGTGGCGACCAGATTTGGCATCGTCTTCTCCCCTCCGGGAACCGGTATTTGCCATCAACTGCATTTGGAGAACTTCGCCAAGCCAGGTACGACCCTCATCGGATCCGACAGCCATACGCCGACTGCTGGAGGTATCGGGGCCATGGCCATGGGCGCCGGAGGCCTGTCCGTGGCCATGGCCATGGCTGGCGAACCATATATCATTCCCATGCCCAAAATATTTCTGGTTCACCTTTCGGGCCGACTTCGTGGCCACGCCACAGCCAAGGACATCATTCTCACCCTTCTCGGACTATTGAGCGTCAAGGGAGGAGTGGGGATCGCCTTTGAGTACGGGGGCCCCGGAGTAGCCAATCTGAGTGTCCCGGAACGAGCAACCATCACCAACATGGGAGCTGAACTCGGAGCCACGACCTCTATTTTTCCCTCCGATGCCCGGACCAGGGACTTCCTGGCAGCCATGGGTCGAGAAAATGACTTTATGCCGATCGCTGCCGACAAAGAGTCCCAATACGACCGGATCATCGATTTGAACCTCGACGACATCGTTCCAATGGCCGCCTGTCCCCACATGCCGGACAAGGTCAAGCCCATTCGCGAACTGTCCGGCCTTGCCGTCCAGCAGGTCTGCGTGGGATCCTGCACCAATTCTTCCTATCTCGATCTCTGTCAGGTTGCCGCCATCCTCGAAAATCGCGCAATCAATCCAGGAACCGAGATGCTCATTGCTCCGGGTTCAAAACAAGTTTTGACCATGCTCCTGCGAGAAGGAAAGGTTGAGTCCCTGCTCGACGCCGGGGGTCGTCTGCTTGAATGCGCCTGCGGACCATGTATCGGTATGGGTGGGTCTCCCTCGTCCGGTGGAGTCAGTGTTCGGACCTTCAATCGCAACTTCGAAGGCCGAAGCGGGACCCAGGACGCCCAGGTCTTCCTAACAAGCCCTGTCACGGCAGCCCACTGTGCCCTAGACGGAATGTTCACCGATCCAGCCCACTGGAAACCCGAGCCGATCAGGGTCGATCTCCCTGCCCAGCCACCAAGCATCAGACACCATTTCGTCTTTCCCTTACAGGACGGAAATACGGCGGAAATTCTCCGAGGCCCCAACATTGCTCCCCTGCCAGACTTCGCTCCACTCCCGGAGATGCTTGAGGTTTCGGTGGCCATCCGCCTTGATGATGACATCACTACCGATCATATCCTGCCTGGCGGGGCCGAAGTCACAGCCCTGCGCTCCAATGTGCCGGCAATCAGCGTCCACGTATTCAGCCGAATCTCCCCAGGATTTGCCGATCGTTGCCGGGCCATGGGCCAATGCATCATTGTGGCTGGCCAAAACTACGGCCAGGGATCGAGTCGAGAGCATGCTGCCCTGGCCCCGAGATACCTTGGGGTCAAAGCCGTGCTTGCCAAGTCGTTCGCCCGAATCCACAAGGCCAACCTCATCAACTTCGGCATCATCCCCCTGACCTTCTCCGGCCCGAAAGACTTTGAAATAATCGAGCCCGGCGACCGCATCTCAATTTCAACGTCCGGGCTATCAGGGTCGACCAAGCTTCGGGCCGTGGTCGAAAATAAAGGCGAAATAACTGTAAACCACGATTTGACTGCCGAACAGTTGCAAACTATTCAGGCTGGTGGACTGCTCAACCAAATTCGGGACAAGGTCGCCTCAAGATAGCGGAGACTCGGTCCCGGCTCAGACGGCCCATGGCGGACACCTTTTTCCAAACGATTCACAACAGGATGTCGTAATCTCATGCTTGATATCATGCGCAAAAACGCCCAGAGTTGGGGCGTAAAGGTCATCTTCGGTCTCATCGTCGTGGTCTTTGTCTTCTGGGGAGTTGGCAGCTTTAACAGCACGACCAGCGCCATTCTGGCTACCGTCAACGACCGCCCCATCTACATCCAGGATTTCATTCTGGCCTATGAAAATACGATCCAGCAGATCCGGGAGGAGAATCCTGACCTCTCATCCGACGATCTCCGGGCCATGGGAGTCAAGAATCAGATCTTTGGTCGCTTGGTCGTAGGCGAACTCCTCTCGGAGGAGGCCGACCGTCTTGGCATAAGCGTCACTCCGGAAATCCTCCGGGAACAGGTCACCCGCATCCCGGCATTCCAGAACGAGAACCAAATGTTCGACCCCAATCGATATCGGATGGTTCTCCAGTCCCATCAGATGACTCCCAGACAGTTTGAGACCGAATTCGTCCAGGATCTCCGTCGTCAGCAGCTCCAGACATACTATTCTCTGCCAGCCATTGCCACAGAGGAAGAAGGCCGCCGGTTTTTCGAATATGCTCGGGAAAAGGCCAAAGTCGAGTATATCATCTTCAAGGCCGATGACTTTTCAGGGCTGGTCCATATCGGTCAAAACCAAACCGAAGTGTACTATCAGGAACACCTAGATCAGTTCATGCGTCCTGCCGAAGCCAGCTTTGACCTGGTCATGATCACTCCCGAATCCCTGGCTAGGCCCGACTTGATCTCGGACATGGAAGCCAAGGGCTACTACGAAGCCCATCAAAAAGATTTCGAGCAGGAAGAACAGGTCAAGGCCCGGCACATCCTCTGGAAACTCTCACCCGAGGCCACAGAGGACGAGGCCAAGACCGCAAGAAATGAAGCCGACAAGGTACGCAACGATTTTCTGAAGAATAACAAGGAGTTTGGAGAACTGGCCAAAATCCACTCCCAGGGACCAAGTGCCCCCAACGGTGGAGACCTTGGCTGGTTCGGCCGGGGCCAGATGGTCAAGAGCTTCGAAGACACGGCCTTTGGCCTTGAGCCTGGCCAAATCAGCGAGCCGGTTCGCACCGAATTCGGCTACCACTTGATCCTTGTCGAGGAAAAGAGGGCTGGCGGAATCCCTCCCTTCGACGAACTGGCCTCCACCATCCGGGTCAAGCTGGCCCACGAGGAGGCTGCAGGCAGACTCAACCAGGCACTGGACCAGGCACTGGAACTCATCCTGACCGGTTCATCCCTCAACGCCACGGCCGAGGCCGTCGATCTGCCAGTCGAACGGACTGGGTTCTTCCCTCAATCCGGACATCCCGAGGGAGCGCATCTTTCAAATGAGGCCAAGGCTAAGCTGTTCGCCCTGCAACTGGGAGAAACCACAGACTACCCGGTTCTCACCGACAACGGGTACATCCTGGCCCAGATGACCGGATACAATTCGCCCGAGCCTAGGCCTCTGTCCGAGGTCCAGGAAGAAATCGTCAGGACCTTGACCAGGGAGAAATCCCTTGAACGTGCCAGAGCTGAAGCCGAATCCGCCCTGCATACCATCCGTCAGGATCCCGGACAGCTCCCCGAAGACCTCGCGTCACGGGTGATAGTCAGCGAACCCTTTGGCCGCCGTGGCATGGTTCCCGGACTGGGCTTCAATCCCGACTTGGTCGAAGCGACCTTTACCGCCGTCCCCGGATATTGGCTGGACCAGGTCTTCGATCTCGGCGAGGGTACCGTCGTCGTTCGTTTGGCCGAACTTATTGCGGTCGACCCGGAAGAGTGGGTCCGAGAAAAAAACCGACTCTTCCCGGAGATGATAAATACCAAGAAGGAACAGTTCTTTTCGGCCATCATCGCCGATCTAAGATCTCGGGCTGACATCCGTATCCAGAATCCGAGAGTCCTCGAAGACTGATCCTTTTCGGCCCATCCACAAATCGAAACGGGTGCCGCCCCCCAATGGGACCGGCACCCGTTTTTTTGAAACACGAAAAATCGCTTCACTCGGCCGTTCGCAGACGGCTCCGGATCTCTTCCTCTCCATCTCGCAAAACTGATCTGAGCGTCTGAAGGTTCCTCTCGACGGCCAGTTCATACAGGTCAGCGTCAAAACCCCATCGCTGACGGAAATGATCCCGCATGAATCGGTCCACCCCACCCAGTTCTCCTTGGATCCGACGCTTCTTGATGTCCTGATAGAAACCTTCGGTTCGCCGAAGCAGGTCGATGTCCGACCCATAGCCGGGAAGTTGGGCCTCCTCAAATTCGCGGTAGAGGAGCAGGAGCTTCTCCAAATACATCCGATCAGCCATCTGGGCCAGGATGTCCGCCGTGCCGAGCATGGAACCGAAGAGACGGACCTTTTCGTCGCGGAAAAAATACTCGTCCATGGAACGATTGAGTATCGTGCAGGAGATCATGCTCGCACAGTCCTCGGCATCGTGCTCGGCGATTCCATGCCTTTCGAAATAGGACCGCATCAGGGCAATACTGCGCTCTTCGTGACCGACGGTGTATTTGGCCCCGGTGCCTTCAACGTCGTCTTCAGCCTGAATGAAGCCGGTATCGTGAAACAAAGAGGCTATGAGGGTCTTGGAAATGTCCGCCGGCTCGACCCTGTTTCCCCGGACATGATACCCGTGCATGAGTCGGATGGTGGCTAAAGCCACGGCACAGGTATGTTCATGGTCGTGATATTTTGTCGTACTCTGGCGATAGCCAGGATAATGCCCGGCAAAAAGCCGCTCGACATCCCAATAGACCCTCTCCACAAGCGACAAATCCATGCGGGCCATTTCCCTGGTCAGCAGGGCGATCTCATCAAAGACCTTGTCAGAACGCCCCATGGGAATCAAATCCTCCAACCATGGCAATTCCCGGGCGTCGCAGATTGTGGGCCGGTCCTCGACATTGAGCTGCCAAGGATCCAGAAACTCCCGGCCATATTGGACCGACACCCCTCGCCGAACAAAGATCTCGTAGAGGTCGGAATCTATCTTGCCATCCTTAACCAAACCTTTCATGACCTCCAAGGCATCCCTCAGGCTCATGGGTTCCTTGTATGGACGGTCCCTGGCGGTCAAGGCTTCGAAAATGTCGGCAATGGCGAGTATCCTAGACTGGATGCAGATTTGGCCGTTTCTCAGATGTCGGGGATAGCCTGTGCCGTCGAGCTTTTCATGGTGCTGTCCGGCGATTTCCGGAACCTTGGCAAACTTTTTTGGAAAAGTCAATTGATTCAAGAC
This Deltaproteobacteria bacterium DNA region includes the following protein-coding sequences:
- a CDS encoding aconitate hydratase — protein: MAKNIVQKIISTHLMSGTMLPDQDIALKIDQTLTQDATGTMAYLQFEAMGVDRVRTDLSVSYVDHNTLQMGFRNSDDHRFLKSVATRFGIVFSPPGTGICHQLHLENFAKPGTTLIGSDSHTPTAGGIGAMAMGAGGLSVAMAMAGEPYIIPMPKIFLVHLSGRLRGHATAKDIILTLLGLLSVKGGVGIAFEYGGPGVANLSVPERATITNMGAELGATTSIFPSDARTRDFLAAMGRENDFMPIAADKESQYDRIIDLNLDDIVPMAACPHMPDKVKPIRELSGLAVQQVCVGSCTNSSYLDLCQVAAILENRAINPGTEMLIAPGSKQVLTMLLREGKVESLLDAGGRLLECACGPCIGMGGSPSSGGVSVRTFNRNFEGRSGTQDAQVFLTSPVTAAHCALDGMFTDPAHWKPEPIRVDLPAQPPSIRHHFVFPLQDGNTAEILRGPNIAPLPDFAPLPEMLEVSVAIRLDDDITTDHILPGGAEVTALRSNVPAISVHVFSRISPGFADRCRAMGQCIIVAGQNYGQGSSREHAALAPRYLGVKAVLAKSFARIHKANLINFGIIPLTFSGPKDFEIIEPGDRISISTSGLSGSTKLRAVVENKGEITVNHDLTAEQLQTIQAGGLLNQIRDKVASR